The Macaca thibetana thibetana isolate TM-01 chromosome 9, ASM2454274v1, whole genome shotgun sequence region TGAAGATACCCCGGTGGGACCGGCCATCTGGGTGAGTGATGAGCACGTCGACATCACCACAGGTTGCCTTTCCCCGTCGGTATGAACCACATGCCACACATAGCAGCCCAGAGTTAAAGGCCTGGGCTGCTTTCTGGACCTGGGAGAGAGCAGTGACAGATGAGGGGCCGTGGGGAGCTCCTCTCCCACAGCAGCACAAGGGCCTTCCCGGACTCGGGCCCACACCCTCAGCTTATGCCCATTCCCCAATGCCTGCTGCAAGCCTGCGGGAATCCACCGTGGGGAGCTGCTGTTCTTTCCCTTCACTAggacaggagagaagaaaaagctcACTGTGCAAGAGGCAAGCCTGAGAAGAGATGGGAGAAGGTGCCAGCTCTGCTTGTCAGAGTGGGCACTGAGCTTGCCCCGTGGAGCTCTTTAAGAGTAGGGAGACACAGACTCtctctgcccctgccccagcccacaTGCCCAGGTCTGTGAAACTCCACTTAGGACAAGGGGCCAGTTGCTGAAAGCCCTCAGTCAGGTCTAGGTAGCCCCAGATATCTACTGATTTGGAGCTAAAGGTTTGGAATATGTGAGCTGGGGCTTGAGGCCTGAGCAGGTGGCTGGCAGCATGCGCCAGGCCCAGGCCCGGGAGAAAGTGGAGTACAGAAATACAGCTGCACCtgtgggaaaggagaggaaagaaagcaaagaggggGCAGTTCTGAGCCAAGAGCCACATCCTTTCTTGGTGGGGAGGGAGCTGAGATGGCAACTGTCAGCTGAAGGATTGTCCCTCTGAGGAAAAACAAACTCATTAGCCTCCACCCCTGAGACACTGAGGTTCTTTCATATGCAGATGGCCTCCCGCCTCCACCCCAGGACATGGAGAATTCTGGGGCCCTGGACACCTCAAGTCTCCTGACAGGAGGACTCTGCTAATCCCCTTACTCCCTTCTTGAGCCTCCCAAGAGAATGGAAGGAGGAGGTCCATGTGAGTAATCCCATCAAAACTTCTATGGCTCGAGCCCTTAAATGGGGGCACAGGAGGCCAGGTGGGAAGCCTCTTTTGTTCCAATGGGCTGGGGACTGACTGAGGCATTCTCCATGCCTGGATACCATGGCGGAGTGACGGTGTCATCACTAGCACCAAGGCCTGGTGATGGGCAGACAAAGAGGCCTGTCCATCCGTCTCATACCGGCCTCATAGCCTTGTGGCCTGGAATGAAGCTGGGCCAATCAAACTGGGCCAGACTCCATGGGATCCCACTCTTTCAGAATCCCTGACCAAAGTGAGCAAACCTTGCCTATTACAAGCAGCTCCTAATCCTAATGCCCATTGAACAAATGACACATCTAGCCCTAAATGCAGCCCAATGTCTCTCTAATCTAGCTTTTACATGAACTTAATAGCTAACCCAACTCTAAACCAAACCCAAATCTTATTTCTTGGACAACTACAAATCTTAACTTAAAAGCAACCAACATTAAGAAAAtcctgctgggtgcggtggctcacgcctgtaatcccagcactttgggaggctgaggcgagtggatcacaaggtcaggagatcgagaccaccctggctaacacggtgaaaccccgtctctaccaaaaatacaaaaattagccgggtgtggtagcgagcacctacagtcccagctactccagaggctgacgcaggagaatggcatgaaccctggaggcagagcttgcagtgagccgagatagagccactacactccaacctgggcaaaagtgcgagactttgtctcaaaaaaaaagaaaaaggaaaaagaaaattgaagccTAACTTTaaactcaatcttttttttttttttttttaagacagagtcttgctctgttgcccaggctagagtgcagtggcgtgatcttggctcactgcaacctctacctcccaggttcacacaaatctccctcttcagcctcccaagtaactgggattataggcatgagccacggcacccggctaacttttttgtacttttagtagagacggggtttcgccatgtttgccaggctggaaatttttgtgttttatagagacagggtttcaccatgttggccaacctggtctcgaactcctgagctcagatgatctgtccaccctggcctcccaaagtgctgggattaaaggcatgagcctgGTCTtaactcaatcttttttttttttttttttttttttttttttgagactgagtctggctctgtcgcccaggctggagtgcagtggccggatctcagctcactgcaagctccgtctcccgggtttacgccattttcctgcctcagcctcccgagtagctgggaccacaggcgcccgccacttcgcctggctagttttttgtattttttagtagagacggggtttcaccgtgttagccaggatggtctcgatctcctgacctcgtgatccgcccgtctcggcctcccaaagtgctgggattacaggcttgagccaccgcgcccggccttaactcAATCTTGATGGCGCTTTCTTCCAACCCCAAACCAAATCCTACTGACGCTGTGCTTTTACACCAACTCTACCCCAAATCCTGAGCCAGCCTTGCGTGGGCTTTAGAAGGTCCATGCATCTGAAAAAAGACGTAAACCTTTGCACATTTGTGCATTTTGGGGAGAATAGAGTCCACAGTTTTCATCAGGTTCTCAAAGAAGttggtgaaataaaaaataagataaaataaaataaaacattaaaaacctcTGCCCTGACCCACCCTAACCTCAAGTAATACAGATATAATCTACCTGTAATCTAACCCTAACATTAACCCAATCCTAACACCAATCAGTCTAGAATCAAATCCAAGCCTAATAGGCCTGACTACTGAGAACTAGAATCTAGAGGGCTGGTGTTACAGTTCTTTCCTACCACAGCCACCCACCCCACCTCTGGGCCTGGAGCTTCAGTCTCAACTTGCTCTGTGATCAACCTCTGGTGACCCAGTTTCCTCTGCCTGCTGCGCTCCCCAGCTGAGGAGTCGGGGGTTCTTGACTTTGACCCAAGACCTTAGAGCAGGACCTGGCTGTCCTCACTGCTCTGGGACACCCGCTTACTGTCTGCTCAATCTCTGTAGCCTCCTCCCTGGGCATGCGTTCCAGGAAGTCATTGTAATGCTTCAAGCCAATGGCCTGCTGGGTTGTCAGGGAGGCCTGGCTGCGGATGTCTTCCAGACTTCGGAAGCCCTGGAAAAAAGCAGCCAGATGGGGAGCTGTGAGGATCCAGGACCAATGAAGAGGCATGAGTGAGCACACACATGAAGCTTCCATCGCCCCAGGCTCTAGGGAAGGCTAGAGGCAGGACCAACCTAGGGGTGGTTGGGTCTGTACTCAGCAGGACTTGGGAAAGGCAGGGGGCATGGGAAACATGCCATCATCCAGCCCTGCCACTATCCTAAAATACTCATTCGTGATTCCATCAGTCTGAGGATGGGCCTTGTCATCTTCATCCTTACCAAGCTGCCCTGGTGATtgtgggcagagccaggattgggaaccactgctctagacATGCAGTGTCAAGGCCTGGCCTCCTCAGGAAGGCCCTTGCTGGTCTGGGGAGACAGAGAAACATACTTCTTGCCCCGGTCTACTCCTTCTTAAGGATACCAAGCAACAAGGCTGTTCTGGGAGCTGAGGGGTCTATATGAGTCCTGGTCCCCTTGAAAAATGGTCTCCCTATACTGTGGGTGCATTTCCATCAAAACACAGGGTAGGGAACTCTGGGGCAGGAACTCTGAGACAGCAAAACTGAAGTAGGGGCTAAGCCAGGGTGTGACCTGTTGGTACCACATCTGGGCAGTCTTGGTCCCAGCTCCCCAGATGTTGGAGAAGAGCTCCAAGACAGGCACACTCTCACTGATATGGTCCAGCTTTCGCAGATGCCCGCTCTCCAGGATCTCTATGATTTTCTCAGCCATCCGCTTCCCAATCCCAGGGATACTGCAGGCCTcctagaggaggaggaggcagaggcaagaaaGAAGAGTGAAGAGATGGAAGTGGTAGAGCCAGTGGAAAGGAAGCTGACTCCTCTAGCAGATGCTGGCGTAAAAGCCCCCGCTGGCTGCTTGGCAACTGTGTGGCTATGTAAAGCTTGGGTGTAGTTGAAGATGAGAATTTTGGATAGAATGAGGGCTGGGTAATTTGTCTTTTGGTTCCCAGAAGGATGGAGACCAGCAataagaagtagaaaataatgatgatattagtcaccaccaccaccaccatcaccatcatcatcattccAACAGcaagagctaacatttactgagggcTTATTGTATGTCAGGTCCCGTGCTACAGGGACCATTTCACTTAATGGTAGCCCCTTTTTActaatgagaaaactgatgctttgagagtttaagtaacttgtctgGAGTCACACAGTTAGTGAATGACAGGAACCAGAGTTCAAACCCTGGTCTGTTAGGCTTCAGAGtctaaactttttttaaacaactttttaggccgggcacaggggctcatgtctgtaatcccagcactttgcagggctgagccaagggtggattgcttgagcccaggagttcgagaccagcctgtgtaacattgcgaaacaccatctctactaaataaataaataaataaacaaaattacaaataaaaaacttctaattatgttaaaaaattcaaaagtagaAAGATCAGTATAACAAACCCCCAAGTACCCATCTCCCAGCTTCAACAACTATCAAGATTTTGCCAATCTGCTTTcatcaattttccttttttttcttttgtgcaaGTCCTAGACCCCATAAAATCTTCACCACTGTACCTGAACCGCACTGGTGACTGACAGCGCCTTCACTAACTGCTGGCTAGTAAAGACCCCTCTTCCCACCCTAGCCCCTGGGTACCTGGTACGAGGTGACAGGCTTATGGAAGCTCTTGAGAGCATTGATGGCCTTGGCATAGCCCAGGGCCCTCCACTTGTCTCCCTGAACACTGTAGGctttggccagaacttccagcttCTCTGTGATATGGAGGTTGTGGTTGGTCGCCTTCTGGCTTGAGGGCTGTGCACAGACCCACTTATCCAGGACCACAGGGGCTGGGCTAGGATCACAATCTCCCTCAAGGGAGGCGGGGTAGTGGCCACTGATGAGGGCTTCCAGATCAGCTGCGCTAACCTGGGTTTCTTCCCCATCGCTGGCTTCATCATCAGAGATGGGCTTGgggtagagaagaaaagaaaacaataaattcctGTCCTCCAGGAGAAGGGATCCTTAAAGGTGGGGGTCATCTTCTTTGTGCAGGGGGAGGGTCTTCTAGTCAGACCTAAGAATGAGGTGGGGCCTTCTGCATCAGACTTGGATCACCTCGGGTGTGGGGCCACATTCCCTTTGGCTCACCGCAGTGCCTACCCCTAGGATCCCCAGTGGTATGTGTTAGATACGGCCTAGATGAATGCAGGAGTGATGAGTGTTGGGAAGAGCTATATGGCTTCACAATGGGGTCCTCCTCTCTCCGGGGACTGGGACTTTCTGAACAGTCATCAGGCCCTCCCCATTTCTGTGATCTGCTTCCTAGGGGAAGGGAGCTCTGAGGGATGGAAGGCTCCTGACCTGGGCTTGGGTGTTTGGTGCCTCTTTTGTCTTTTGGGGAGGAGATACAGGCCtggtgggagaaggaggaggaggaagcgcTGTCTGAAGCAGGGCCTCATGGGtgccaggaggaagagaagcatCCTGCTCTGCCTTGCTGGGCTGTGACTGGTCCAAGTACCTGTGGGGATGGTGATGGGAGGTTAAGACACCAAAGGTCTCACCCTGTTTCTGTCCCCAGTCCTAATGTATTCTGAAATACTTGGTTTCCCAGTGTGTCCAattaagaaaatgagttttttgaggtttttggagtttctcttgagacagggtcttgctctatcacccaggctggagtacagtggtatgatcaaggctcactgcagcctcagcctccctggctcaatcaatcctcccacctaaccctcttatagctgggactacaggcatataccaccatgcctggctaatttttaaattaatgatagttatttttaataattcaagAAGAGAGCTCAAGATGCTACtagaaaacattggaaaaaaagACTGGGATCAGCCCACCTACTGGGGATGAAGATGCTGAATCCAGCTACATCCACCAGCCTCCTCTCCTGAAGGCACAAGCTCAGCCAGGCTGACTTCACCAGCTGAGCACCCGGGGGCAGCCGGGGTAGTCTGAGAAGGCGGAGGGCTCGCTCATAGTCCATGCCTTCATCCACCACAATGTGAGTGACACCTGGGCCCTGGACAGGGCATAACTGGCCACCATGCTGAACAATCTGCTTCTCAAAGAGTTCTGCCCGGGCTCGTCCAATGCCAGTGCGCACAACATGGGCCCGAAGGGAGCTCAGCCACTCTGGGGAAGGAACATCCAGATGACTACTgtcataactttttaatttttatctgccACCCCCTGGCCACAACTTCTAACATGATCTGAATACAACTTCTAACATGATCTGAATGACGTGTTCACAGTCCCCTACCCTGAAAATAAGCATTTGTCTTCCATCCAGGCAGGTTTCCTTCTATATACAGCAAATTTTCTCACAGGCCAGTACTTGAAAGTAAGGGACAAGGATTTTTATACGTCCTGTTCCTTGGTGCAACCTAGAAGTGTCTGGCACATTGTAAGTAACCtgtaaatatctgctgaatgaatgccTCCTCCCttcttactttgtttttgtttttgttttgtttttttcgtttgtttgtttggagacagtcttttttttcgtttgtttggagacagtctcactctgttgcccaggctggagtacagtggcgtcatcttggctcactgcaacctccatctcccgggctcaagcgattctcatgcctcagcctcccaagtagctgggattacaggcatgtgccaccatgcctggctaattttttgtatttttggtagagacggggtttcgccacattgcccaggctggtctcgaactcctgagcacaggtgatctgcctgccttggcctcccaaagtgctgggattacaggcatgagccaccgtgcccagcctctctccATACTTTGAATCctttatcatttattctttcaacaatgCACATTTCTTGCCCTTACACTCTGACAGACCCGACAACCCTGCCTCCAAAGCCTCTgctatttatttatcaatttggCTGCAAAACAACTAACAACAATCCTGGGTAATGGAGGGGGGTTTCTGTCCCAGTCCCCCAGGGCAAAAATTATACTGGTCATTCCCTGAGGGTCCAGGGAGTCTTTTCCAATTGATAGGGGTGTTCAGGTAGAAAAGAAGATAACACAGCAAATGGCCTGTCCAAGACCCAGGACCAAGCTTAGTACAAGGCAGATACAAACAGACCTGCAGTCCATGGACAGGCAGAGTCAGCTCCAATATCTGATTCTGGACATGAACAACATAGGGCTGAAGCACATGAAGGCTGAGGGTTCAAGCGCATGAGGGTTCTGAGAGTGGGTCATCTCACCTTCtgcttcttctccctcttccttcctgggAATCTTTGCAAGTACTTTTGATGATGCATCAGCATGAATTTTCTTCCGTTTGGGAAACGCCTTCAAGATACCCCTGGGATCCATTGAAGTACGGCTGCATCCCAGCCTGTTGGAGGGTTGGTCAGGGCTGCTGTCAGGTGGAAATACAGAATTAAGGATCTCCAACCCCTTTGCCTATGGAGGTAGGGGGTAGCAGCCCAGTTTGGGGAAGCGGGAGGTTGGGGGGGATCTCTTCAAACCCCGTTAAACTAGCTTTTTAGCCTAGCTTCACACTCCCCAGTCTTTCAAAGTTGGAGTATTAGGGGAAATGAGGGGAAGGCTGGAGCCATCGGGGGTAATTTTGAGGAGTAGGAAACTATACCCATTCCTCAAAGGGGTTGCTCTAAAGATTCAGCACAGCCCTCCTGCTGCGGCCCACTTTGAAGGGCTTTACCAAAATGGGATGCTGGGCTAGGAAATG contains the following coding sequences:
- the POLL gene encoding DNA polymerase lambda isoform X5, yielding MLMHHQKYLQRFPGRKREKKQKEACSIPGIGKRMAEKIIEILESGHLRKLDHISESVPVLELFSNIWGAGTKTAQMWYQQGFRSLEDIRSQASLTTQQAIGLKHYNDFLERMPREEATEIEQTVQKAAQAFNSGLLCVACGSYRRGKATCGDVDVLITHPDGRSHRGIFSRLLDSLRQQGFLTDDLVSQEENGQQQKYLGVCRLPGPGWRHRRLDIIVVPYSEFACALLYFTGSAHFNRSMRALAKTKGMSLSEHALSTAVVRNTHGCKMGPGRVLPTPTEKDVFRLLGLPYREPAERDW
- the POLL gene encoding DNA polymerase lambda isoform X1; translation: MDPRGILKAFPKRKKIHADASSKVLAKIPRKEEGEEAEEWLSSLRAHVVRTGIGRARAELFEKQIVQHGGQLCPVQGPGVTHIVVDEGMDYERALRLLRLPRLPPGAQLVKSAWLSLCLQERRLVDVAGFSIFIPSRYLDQSQPSKAEQDASLPPGTHEALLQTALPPPPSPTRPVSPPQKTKEAPNTQAQPISDDEASDGEETQVSAADLEALISGHYPASLEGDCDPSPAPVVLDKWVCAQPSSQKATNHNLHITEKLEVLAKAYSVQGDKWRALGYAKAINALKSFHKPVTSYQEACSIPGIGKRMAEKIIEILESGHLRKLDHISESVPVLELFSNIWGAGTKTAQMWYQQGFRSLEDIRSQASLTTQQAIGLKHYNDFLERMPREEATEIEQTVQKAAQAFNSGLLCVACGSYRRGKATCGDVDVLITHPDGRSHRGIFSRLLDSLRQQGFLTDDLVSQEENGQQQKYLGVCRLPGPGWRHRRLDIIVVPYSEFACALLYFTGSAHFNRSMRALAKTKGMSLSEHALSTAVVRNTHGCKMGPGRVLPTPTEKDVFRLLGLPYREPAERDW
- the POLL gene encoding DNA polymerase lambda isoform X2, which codes for MDPRGILKAFPKRKKIHADASSKVLAKIPRKEEGEEAEEWLSSLRAHVVRTGIGRARAELFEKQIVQHGGQLCPVQGPGVTHIVVDEGMDYERALRLLRLPRLPPGAQLVKSAWLSLCLQERRLVDVAGFSIFIPSRYLDQSQPSKAEQDASLPPGTHEALLQTALPPPPSPTRPVSPPQKTKEAPNTQAQPISDDEASDGEETQVSAADLEALISGHYPASLEGDCDPSPAPVVLDKWVCAQPSSQKATNHNLHITEKLEVLAKAYSVQGDKWRALGYAKAINALKSFHKPVTSYQGFRSLEDIRSQASLTTQQAIGLKHYNDFLERMPREEATEIEQTVQKAAQAFNSGLLCVACGSYRRGKATCGDVDVLITHPDGRSHRGIFSRLLDSLRQQGFLTDDLVSQEENGQQQKYLGVCRLPGPGWRHRRLDIIVVPYSEFACALLYFTGSAHFNRSMRALAKTKGMSLSEHALSTAVVRNTHGCKMGPGRVLPTPTEKDVFRLLGLPYREPAERDW
- the POLL gene encoding DNA polymerase lambda isoform X4, which translates into the protein MDPRGILKAFPKRKKIHADASSKVLAKIPRKEEGEEAEEWLSSLRAHVVRTGIGRARAELFEKQIVQHGGQLCPVQGPGVTHIVVDEGMDYERALRLLRLPRLPPGAQLVKSAWLSLCLQERRLVDVAGFSIFIPSRYLDQSQPSKAEQDASLPPGTHEALLQTALPPPPSPTRPVSPPQKTKEAPNTQAQPISDDEASDGEETQVSAADLEALISGHYPASLEGDCDPSPAPVVLDKWVCAQPSSQKATNHNLHITEKLEVLAKAYSVQGDKWRALGYAKAINALKSFHKPVTSYQVQKAAQAFNSGLLCVACGSYRRGKATCGDVDVLITHPDGRSHRGIFSRLLDSLRQQGFLTDDLVSQEENGQQQKYLGVCRLPGPGWRHRRLDIIVVPYSEFACALLYFTGSAHFNRSMRALAKTKGMSLSEHALSTAVVRNTHGCKMGPGRVLPTPTEKDVFRLLGLPYREPAERDW
- the POLL gene encoding DNA polymerase lambda isoform X3; translation: MDPRGILKAFPKRKKIHADASSKVLAKIPRKEEGEEAEEWLSSLRAHVVRTGIGRARAELFEKQIVQHGGQLCPVQGPGVTHIVVDEGMDYERALRLLRLPRLPPGAQLVKSAWLSLCLQERRLVDVAGFSIFIPSRYLDQSQPSKAEQDASLPPGTHEALLQTALPPPPSPTRPVSPPQKTKEAPNTQAQPISDDEASDGEETQVSAADLEALISGHYPASLEGDCDPSPAPVVLDKWVCAQPSSQKATNHNLHITEKLEVLAKAYSVQGDKWRALGYAKAINALKSFHKPVTSYQEACSIPGIGKRMAEKIIEILESGHLRKLDHISESVPVLELFSNIWGAGTKTAQMWYQQGFRSLEDIRSQASLTTQQAIGLKHYNDFLERMPREEATEIEQTVQKAAQAFNSGLLCVACGSYRRGKATCGDVDVLITHPDGRSHRGIFSRLLDSLRQQGDSEFRDCLETMQTPGPTSWPGQHKVVG